The following nucleotide sequence is from Primulina tabacum isolate GXHZ01 chromosome 2, ASM2559414v2, whole genome shotgun sequence.
GGTAGAACAGAATTATAAAACAGCTTGCCTTGCAATGCCACTGAAACATCGGGAATACAGAGTCATCTTGAACTATGGTCTCGACGTGCTTTCTAGTAAGAACAACCCACTGCAAGAATGAAGGACATGGTTTACAGACTGGTACTTGATGATACACATCAGTTTTTACTTCTCCAATCCATTTTCCTTTCTGTATGTAATACCAGGAAGCTAATTAAAGTTcgaaaagcatgaaatagaacAGAAATATGCCGGACCTGAGATCCTTTCCTCCAGTTATCAACAGGAATCACTGGACCCATTTTCGGATTGTATCGACCCTCTTTTGTGTCAGCAAAACTGCTTACATTATTATGAATAGGAAATGCTCATAACAAACTAAATGTGGTATGCGGTTAACATACATTGTTACAAATATTGATTCAATTTCAAAGGAAATGGATATAAAGAAGAACTTATATGGAAGAGAAACAGAAAGATATGAAATTTATTCCTGCGTAAAGAGATCAGCCAGAGATTGGACATGACAGAATAACACCTGATGATTGAAAAGGGAAAATGATGGATTACATTTCAACTAACCTGTCCACGAAGCTAGTATTGGTCGACATTATATAGTCATATACGTAGCTGAAATTGTATAAAGGTATGCAGCTGTGACaagacaaaaaaatttaaaaaaaattaacaacggAACTTAGACATTAGAGATTGTAGGCAGCCATAGATGGAAACTTCAGTACTTTTATAACAAGAAGATGCAACAGTTTCTCAAAGTTCCAGATATGAAACATAAACATTAGAAAAGTTActgaaacaaataaataaaaactacAGCACATATTGACCTGTCCGAGAGGAAAATAAACCGTTCATTTAAGGGATGCATCAGTGCATTTTGGAGTAAAATACGCTCTGCTTGGATCATACTAGCTTCTCCCCAATCTACCTGGAATCAAAGAATCCCTAGGTatctaaaataaatttgaaaagtggCACCAAATTTCTGATTTGCGGATAACAAACACATGTTCAATTCAAAACAATGAGATAAATAAAAACCACAATGTGACCAAAGATGTTTGAATTGACTAGTAGTTCagataatcaatataaaattagACCTGTATGCTATCATTTATTTGACGATTTAAGAAATATGGAGACCTCGTTGTTGCCTTGTTCAACAAGAACCCAGGACGTGAATGAACATAGATAGAAAATCTGTTTTCCTCATCTCCCTGTAAACAGTCTCAGCATGTTGATTATATGTGATAAAGTAAGAATGAATAATGTGCTAAAACTAATGAGATCATAAAACATAGCAGGTAAACTTTTTTGCCATTTACTAACTCATGATCAGATATTGGAAAATATCTATTAAAATGGTGAAAACTTATAACCCCGATCCATGCACAAGCAAAGCCAAGAAGTCACtattcaaaacaattaattcaCACGCAAGTTTTACATAAAAATCTACTGGCATAAGAAGTAAATTAGTCAAACTAACAATGACATGGCGTAAACAGGAACTCCTAGAGCCATGCTgctaaaaaggaaaattttttttaacacggGATCTACGCAGTTCAAATGCCAAATCCAAATGAGGAAATCATGACTTCATTTTGTCATCATAACAAAGAAAAATCAACTAAGGCCTAATAACAAGGGTAAACGTAGCATAAGAAACAAAAAGAAGGAACTAGGAGGAATCCGAGCAGTTACCCGAAAAAATGCATCCCAAACCATGTCAAGTGGAATCCGATTCCTTGCTATAAATAGGCAAGCGATTTTAGGCTTGGCAATTGTAGGCGGAGATACGAAGGTCAACATTTGAATTGGGCTATACTGCGATTCCACGAGTAGAAGAATGGTGAAACAAGAAAAACACAAAAGCATAGCAAAAAGCTTCCTCTTCCATATATGATGAAATTTCAGCGAATTTGATCTTCGCTTCATTCTTTTCTACACCTTCCCTACCTTATCAATAATTTCGAGAATTCAGAAAAACAATTCCCTGACAGTGTTTCTTCATAGGCACACTGCCAATCAGATCCGAAGAAAAAATGAAGACTTGAAAGTAACTGAGGTGTAGTTGCTATTCCCTTTTCGATTTGTTAGTTGCCCGtatcatataaatttttaaaaactcaTTGTTTCATTATTTTGTGAAGGTTATAAATGTAGTTATAGTCGATCCATatttcgtctcacaaaagactcaTACTATATATGAAATAAGGTCTTGTGTGATCCAATTTTTTGACATCAActaatttttacaaaaatattctatccatttaaataattaatatttttcatataatttactcataattataatatataaaaatttaacaaatcatatatttaatataattacgttgtttttatccaaataataattaaaaatgtaaaaaattatgaataaacTCGATCATGattataaataataatcattattCTACTTATAGCATTGCGTGAATATGTATCATACCATATCGGTTGTAAAAGAAAGGTCAAGAGTCGCACTCCCCAACAACACATGCTTGTATTTTTttgattttataattaatttaattcttgAGTTTAAATTGATTCTTAAATGCTATCgctgtatatataatataattaaataaatatctaAAGAGATCCATACATAAAACAAAACGCACAAAGGGAATATAAGttcattaaaacaaaaaaaacatttCCTTCAGAAAAACGCATATCATACAACACTTTATCCTAAAAGAAACCAAAATTTCTGGAGAAGTTTACATTAGGTAAAGAATCCCTACCCACACGCTGAATCCGTTGTACAAATATGGTCACCGGGAAAGTTCAGGCATGCTTTGATATCCAACGATCCCCTTTCTGTCAAAAAAGGTTCTTCGCATAAGTAGATTCCTACCAAGGTTGTGTGGCATCGGTTTTGAATTTATTTCCAATACCACGCTAAACGTAAGAGTTCTACTCTTGCACCAAAGACATTACAGGGATCCCCTTGCTGGAGAAACTAGAGCACTGTACTCTTATTTCTTCGCCAACCTCAAAGTCTTTCCTGACACCGCTCTGCAGTACAGAAATGAATAGCAAGAGTGAGAGGTGTTAAGCTTTTTATCATCCTGGCATCGAGCTATTTTTCTGCAGGATCTCTCCTACAATATCGTCACCGCAGTAGAGTGTAGTATTTTAAGAGAAGTTGTTCGCCTTATTTATTTAGCCAGGTATAATTTGATAAGGACTTGAATATCAGACGCTTGGATAAGTCACAGATTGGTAACGATATAGCATTAAACTGggaaaataaaggaaaataaCTTCAAGTTAGGTAAAGtccacaaaaaaataaaaaacattctTTGTTTGCAGACATCTGCGGctaaaattttagttttatttataataatctcATAACAAAAGGATCAATCAGGTTCAAAGAGAGAAGTCTTTGTTTACCTCAAACCTATACATGCCATGGACACCACCACCCAAGTCAAGGACTAGGCCATGTGCTCGAATTTGATGAACCTTGGCTGTCACTTCCATGCCAAGCTTCAGTCTCTTCGCATTTATAGGAGCCTCAACTGTAGGTTGCATTGGGTTAGAACACGCCAATTATGTTTAACAGATGGGAAAACCATTATAAGGTAAGAATAATTGTAAATTTCAGACTTCGGGCTAAATTTTTTGGGGTGCTATGAAACCAACAACTACCTTTGCTATTCTCTTCGAGAGCAGCAGAATTTTCCTGGTCACAATCAGCAACACTTCGAATCACAATTGACGATAAGCTATCCCCATCTCTCAAAGGCTGATCATCTCGATTTGTTGGCTCTTGCACATTACTAACTGGCACCCTGATTTTTGGTGTTTGTTGCACAGACGCCACAGATACTCTGACTGCGTCACTTGTTTTTGATCCTGGTCTAGGTAAAGTGGCTTTGAGGGATAATTTGATATTACCACGTACGTCCACACCAATGCACATCAAATTAAGTGTTTGACCGACCGACACTATATCGGAGACCTGGCACACCTGACAATAAATCAACATAATTTGTGATTATCATAAGAATGTGGAAGGCCACAAATGGAAAGCTCCAAACATAGCGATTATGATCAGGAATGTAGCAAAATGAACTAACAGGTTCATGTGATAACTCAGAAACGTGTAGAAGACCTTGTTGGCCTCCATTGAACTCCACAAAGGCGCCATACTCTTTGATTGATGTTACAACACCTTTATACACTCCCCCCATTTCAATCTCATGACCCACTATAAAATGGATctgaaaacaaaaatataaaaggCAAACTATTGCATGAGGTCTTCGAAGCAATGATCACTTACCGGCAATAGCCTGAGGAAGCACAGATACTAAAATGATTGCTCAATATGCAAAAGATATGGCCTGTGATAGAGTTCAAATTTTGACCATATATACGATATGATCTGTTCTctctaaaataaaatacaaagcaAAAGGTTCACTTGTTTCAATGGCAATCGCTGTCTCAATGGTCATATGTCAATTATTGTTGCCAATATGCAGGTAAAATCTAAGGAACACAATCGTAACATAATATTGACGATGATGCAATATTTTCCTGTTATAAAGAGGGCAAAGATTTTTTAGACAAATTTTGCACAACTGGACGGTTTGGTTTATACAACCTCGTATTACCAATTTTATGattatataatcagaattttaGATATAGCCAGAATTAAGTAGAGGGCATAATGAACCCAACTTGCAAAACAAAAACAGGTTGTCTTATAACACCAGCCAAGAGAGTGCACTACATGCAAACCAAATACATCCAAACAATGTATACTATTACCTTTTCCATCAATTTATCCAATactgattgatttttagcaacTATTGTAAGAAAACCGTCATTCACAGAAATCCTTCCACCTGTTGCATGGAAAGTAATGATGAGCCACCAGAAGGTAAACAAACTCATAATAGAGTCTCACCTGAGAACAATTTCTTTAAGCGATGGTGGTGATATTGATAAGTGCAAGGATAAAACTCAGAAATTATGAGAATCTTCAATGGATACAAACAAGATCATAAACCTAAAACCTCAACATGTTTCCAGAGAATGCGAAACACCTCGCATGGttgtataaaaattaaaaaaaaatgatagccaaggaaaattaataaaatgtgGTACAAATTGAAGATTTAAAAATTGTGCCTGAGTATTATAGGAATTTCACTCTACAGTTTGCCAAACCATATCAAAGAACAGAGTGTCCATGCGATTACTTGTTCCAAGTAGCAAGAGATATTTGCACACAATAGAATTGTGTAAACAAATAGCATCAACATATTCAGATGCTATTACTAAACTAAATCATTGAAATTCCAGGTCAGTATCAATAACAAAACAAAGTAAGTTTTATGACCCcttaaagaaagaagaaaaataacaTATTGCGCCAAGGAATATTGAGAAGATAGTCAAAATTAAGAAGAATTAAAAAAGCACAGACTACAGCAGTCCTAAATCTTGTACCAGAGCTACATCACTAAATCACCTgtttcttcttcaatttttcTCTTCAACGAGCCAAGAGGACCAATTAGGCGGCGAATCACATCGTTGCTATACTTCAATGTCACTGCATCAATGTAAAACAAAAAAGGCACGTAAATCACTAAAAATATTAACACCATATCATAAGATACCACACAGCCTGTGTCAAAAAACCAGAAGGAAAGCGAAGAAGCCAAAGCTCCAATCGGACATCTTACATATCTGTGGAGAGAATCTGCAATCCTGAGTACGTGGTACATTTATCTCTCCATCCATGTGATCAAGGATTTGAAGCCGCCCTTTATAAGCAGGTTCTAAACACTCGCATATTATGTCTAAAGGGATTCCAGCAGGCttgatatccaactgaattgCTGTAATTCCATTTCGGGTTCCAGCAATTTTGAAGTCCATGTCCCCAAGATGATCTTCCAAACCCTGGAAATAGTATGCGACAAAAGAAGTGACACATGGATAATCTAATAACTTAAAACTGAGAGGAATGTAAAACATTACTCTGAACCTAGTTGAGAATCATAAAGAATCATGTTGATTGGCCAACAGCTAAAGGATGACATATGTGAGATGCCATACACGCACCCCATAATTCTTTTTCATATTATAGTCCCCAAAATATGCATAGATAAATAGGAAGTATGGCAATTCAccctaaaaaataataaaaaatagttCTCACGTGCACGCGTTGTGTGTTTGTTCAGTCATGTATTTAGTGAAAATCTTCTTTGGAGCTTAATCatttttctaattaattttatttatattaaaatagagGTAATATCATAATCGTACAAATTGATGAGAGACTATACTGTAATTTGATGAAGTAACAACTGCAATTTGATGGGAGGCCATACCAAATGGACCACAATGTCGATCTAAGTCCTTGAGCCTTAATGGTAGTAATAGATAAATGAACAGTGAATAATGAAAAGAAACTCACAAGTCACAACCAAGAACACACAAGTGATGGGATCGATCCTCACTTTCCACTGAAGATAAAACACAATACAGCCAAGGGAGAGAAATAAAACACAATCAAATCTTATTTTGGTTATGCTAGAATTTATGGAAAAATATTCAAGCCAACTTCTTCCACACTAACTATTCTAGAGCACAaccaatatgcatcaaattgtTTCTCACACTACCAACCATTCCAAATTTAAAAAGTTTTTACAATCAAAGCAGAAACAACAAAGGGCAATCTTCTGTAGTTTTATAGAAGAAGATATGCTGATATACCAGGATATCCGTTAAAATTCTGTATTCAGTGATTGCACCAGTTGAGGGATCAATGTCACTGACGAGGCCCACTGACAAACCAGCTACATGTTCTTTCAACAGAATGCCAGCATCCATCAAAGCCATGCTGCCTAGAATGATAGATGCATGTTATATCCTGGCAAATAAATCTTTCGAGAAAGTAAACACACATTAGATAAAGATAGAGATATGGATGCAATAAGCAAAGGGATATCTCCATACAAATAGAGATAAATTAATCATCATGGAGCAAAGTTCCTGATCAGTAAAATGCATAAATAGTGAAGCTCCTACAGTAATAGCCCGGCTGTGAGATGACTACCTGCACAAACAGAAGCCATTGATGTTGATCCATCAGATGCCATAACTTCAGCATTAATGCGAACTGTGTATGGACAATTATCTTCAGGAGGTAATACAGCAAGTAGGGCTTTTTCGGCAAGAGTACCTGCACAATGAAGATTCAGCATAAATAATCGCAAATGGTGTCCTGACCAGTAGGTTACCATCGTTGAAGACTAGCTTTAAGGAACTTAAGAAAACTACACGGCATACTGATATCATTGTAACACTAATTTAGAGAGAACTATCACGGTCAAACAGAATGAAGAACGAGGAGTCCTGGACAATTATGTAGCCAATAAAACACCAACAAATGGCACATGAGAGATGCAAATTTTCTCATCACTTCCAGAGAGACAATGGTGGAGACAAATAAGGAAATTGTTTTGCTTTCACTTCTGACAATCAGACAAGTTAAAATAGTTTGCATAAAGAAAAATGAGCAAATAGATGCCCAGAAACCATGAATTAGGACAACTATGGATATGTTCCTGGCAGAACTAAAAACCTTGTTGCCAAAAGTATTCTCCATTACAAGTACAACAGAATAAACAATAAACTTCCAGATTGCAAATGTCAGAGAATCAAAATAAGGATTACAGAGCAGATCCAACCACTCACCAAGATAGTAAAAACAACTGTCCTAAGATTAAAATTCATCCCCTTCAATGTGCAACTGTTGAACTGTAAATGTCAAGATATTTTGATATCATAAAGTAGCTTAACACAAACATCTTTCACATGCAACTTTGCAGCGTATTCAACTTAAAGTGAAAATGGAGCATTGCGATCATGCcatcgaaaattcagtttcactATTAAGGGACAATGTCACCAAATACTGCTTCAAAttcaaactcatccaaaatctAGGCCAAGTGTGGACAAAAATTGTGGGCAATTATTACTCAGCTATTAGAAGACCACGCAGAGTCGAAGACCACGCAGAGTCGAAGACCACATTCTACCATTATAACACTGCCAAATAAAGGAACCTATATGAACAGAGGACATATCAATAAACAAGTTGTGTTCTTGTTTTCCACCATGAGTTACAAGATAATAACAAAAAATCATCTTGGAATCAGCAGTTGACCAAGACCAAAGAAATCACTTCATGCCAACTAAGCTATAATGCATTGCAAACATGAATATGTGCCCATCACTCTCATGGAATTCAAGCAACTTACCATGCCCAACTTCTCGTCTGTTCAGGCCAACCCGTTTACCCACCTCATTAATGCAGAATGGTGGAAAACTATAATGAAGCATGAATCGCTTGGATGGAGGACCGACTATAGATTCTAGACGTTGGGCTTCTCCAGGTGCTCCAAGGGTTACAGTACAAAGTACCTGTATCCAGCATATTAGATGCCACGGCAACCATACGCATCCCAGAAGAAAAGTGCCCACAAAAATGTCATGCCCCTCTATCATGAGCAAACTCTTTCGGGAACACCATAGACAATGAAGTTACTAACCTGAGTATCTCCACGTGAAAAGATTGCTGAGCCATGTAACACAGGTAAATAACCAGCTTCACAATACAGAGGCCTGATTTCATCAAGGCATCTTCCATCAACTCTCAGACCTTCACCGATTATCCTTTTGCGAACAACCTGACATGATCATAAGTTTAAGATGCCTATGCCTAAATAAGATGGGTTTATGAAGAGTGAATCTAGTGGAAAGAAAAGCACAGttgaaacccaaaaattttgaCCAAAACCAAAGAATTTAAATTTGTCCTCATATAACTTCACCTGGAGCTGTTTTTCAATATGCTCAGCAGAAATTGCTTCCgaattcaatgaaaattttCATTATACGAATGACcatcaatatataaatattcattttgaagGACTTAATACATAAATTTAAACATCGAAAACATGTATTGATGGGTAAGGCCAAAATCATGATGAAAATACCTGTTTCCGTACAGCATCTACAGTTTTtgataaaaattttagaccTTCCTCGTCACATTCTTCCTCTAGTGTTTTTTTCACATCCTGCGTAATATTATCCAAGGCTTCTCCCCGCTCAAACTACACACAACAAATTAAGATAATAAGGTTCATAAGAATAAGATAGCAAACTGAGTAAATAGCAATAAGAATACAAAAGGATGCACCTTGCCATATGTAGGGTCTGTAAACACAGCTTCAATGGGAGCTTCAGCCAAACTCCTAATTTTCTCATAGGTTTCCTTGGATGCCAAAGACAATTTATATTCTCTTTTCTGTTTGCCAGCTTTGGCTGCAAGCCGTATTTGAGGGTCAAGATATTTAACTGcctgaaaaataaaagataagcaCCATAAAATATCATGGTGTTAAACATGACCAGTGTGACCACTCACTTCAGGATGCGCCAGCCTTAGAGCTGCTTTTAAGTCTTTTTCTGATATCTCACGTGCTTGCACATCTATCATCAAAGTCTTGTCTTTTGTGCATGCATACACCAAGTTAAGATCACTCAAATTAAGCTGCAAATATCCATGAGATATAGCACATCAGATCAAAAGCACAGGATTTCTTCAATACAATATCTCATTAGGCAGAGAAGAACCTTCAAACTAGCGTCCAACCTGCAAGTTTGAGATCATCTCGAACTGGAATCCATTGAGGACATAAATGGGACAATTTCACCTTATCTAGTTATTAGATGGTACAAGGCATGTGCATTCGTGTTCTGAAGGGTTCAATTGATGCACTCCAACTCTTATACTCCATGTGAAATTTTCTTCATCCATCTACATTTAATACACCTTAGTGCACTTTATTTTCATATGACTGCCAACTAGAGATGCCTCAGACCTACACTGTAATGCAACCTCATACCATAGTGCACAACGCTCCTTTAGTAACTACGCCACAAAAAATTTACCAATTAACCAAGCTACCCTACCTGTCCTCTACGGCATCACATTACTTAATCTAATGTAATTGGGTATAAAGTAACTATCACATCCAGACCTCTTAGTCTCAACAGGGAAAAAAAAATCCGTGGTTTTCTCTAAAATCAAGTCTATCTAAAGATCACAGATTAATTTGGAACACCAACTGACATTATTAAGTCGAAGTACAAAGAAGTAAGAAAAAATCTGACAATCATTTACGGGGTTTCTCAAGCAATAGTGCAAACAGGAAACAGCAGAGCGGCTGAAATTTTAACAATGATGTCTACAACAAATAGTAATGGAGATTAACCTAATTGATAATTATGTGAAGAGCATAAAGAAATGCATCTTACAATGGAAAAGGGATTGAAAATACCTCATCCATGCTGGGGTTAACAATAAATTGATCACCAATCCTCCCTATACGGATGACCCCGATGGGGCCACCCCATGGAATATCTGATAACATAAGTGCAGCAGATGTTGCGTTTGCAGCCATCACATCTGGATCTTGTCTCCCATCAGATGAAAGGACAGTAGCCATGACCTAGCAAAGAAGTCCATTTTCCAAATCAATGGAAGAGTAGAGTTAACAGGAAACTGTTCGTTAATGTTTAAATGCATTATAGTACCTGAACCTCATGGTAAAATCCAGCAGGAAAAAGTGGTCTGATAGGTCTATCTATGATTCGACCACATAAAAGTTCTCGCTCTTTTGGAGCACCCTCCCTCCGCATAAATGTGTTGGGAATCACACCCTGAGCAAATTGTTTCTCCTGATAGTCGACCTAGCAAATAAATGTTCCATCATAACGTGCATCGATGATGCACCTACTTGCCACTGCCAGCAATTATAAGCAGTCCAATTATAATTTAAAACTACCGCAATCAAAGATGCATCTGATACGTTAATTCATCAGAATTAAGAATGTAGAGTTTCAATGTTAAAGAAGAAACAATCGGTTCCATAATTTCAGTATGGATAGTAAAGATAGGGCTCCCAGAAGCTGATAAAACGGGCAGTTAGATTTCTAACTCTCCTGTGTGTTTTATTTTGGAAACTGGGAATCCCCGTGTATTTCAAAGTATAAAAAAAACAGACACagatattaaaaacaaaaagcCCCGTGATAAACCCACAGAAAATGATACTCTGAATCTTTTCCTACATAGATTTACTCAAACTTCAAGACGCAGACATTCAAATTTGGCATACTGAACTTCAAAAAGCATGTTCGAAACAAATATTGGTTGTCTTGATGGATTAAAGAAAGAAGAGGAAGTGATCCCAGTTGAACAAGTGACGCCAGGAGAAAGAGAAACCACGCGTGAACTTGAAATAGTACTAAAACAAAAAGATATAAACGCATACAGTGAGAGGTAGGAAATCGCGAGTGCCATCACACTTAGCTGCGGAAATCGTGGACAACACTTTCGTCTCTTCCATAGCCAAGATAACGGCGCCATTCGCAAAACGCGCTAACTTACCTGTTTCCAGCGTAATTTTTCGTGATCCAACGTCAAACTCTTCGGTGTGTGTTTCAAGGATTTTCTTTCCTGCTACTCGAGTTTCAGAATAGGCGATGGCTGACGTGGACAATGCGTTGGAACAAGGGCCGCCGCAAATTGTACGGAATTTGATTCGCGGCCATGGTTTTGTTGAGAGTAGAGGATTGGCTTTACTCGCCATTCGTGCCATGGCGCGACGGGAGAGATGGAGACGTCGGGGTTTAGGGTTTAACGAGAGAGTGGGGCGGGATCAGGTGCATCGCGCTGGAATTGTTTGGtgataaaataattgttttttaatcattttaaattaaatattttcattaaaacTTTAGGCAGCCAAGATcaattttgatataattttagttttccataaagaaaaaaattcttaTATAATGATAAAACGTAAAATTTcctgtttaaatttttaaatcgaAAAATCCATGATTGTGATAAATGAATATATAATTGAATTtctaaacatattttaaaaaattatatttgacaattcatatttaattttaaatttaaatttataagatagttctttttatatttatttagtcGTATCGAAAAAATAATGATTAGatgtaaaataagaataataagatcaaatttcaattttactcTATCATGTTCAATATCGTAATTTATCGTCACACTATTCTCCCTAAATCGGTTCAACCTTTCATCATTGTTGTTTAGTTTTACAACAATCTCAAACAGTAAATTGACAAAAAATTGTGTAGATCGGTCTCACGTgttatattttgtgagactgatatcttatttgggtcatccatgaaaaaatattactttttatgataagagtattatttttactgtgaatatcggtagggttgagtAA
It contains:
- the LOC142537102 gene encoding glycosyltransferase BC10-like isoform X6 — its product is MKRRSNSLKFHHIWKRKLFAMLLCFSCFTILLLVESQYSPIQMLTFVSPPTIAKPKIACLFIARNRIPLDMVWDAFFRVDWGEASMIQAERILLQNALMHPLNERFIFLSDSFADTKEGRYNPKMGPVIPVDNWRKGSQWVVLTRKHVETIVQDDSVFPMFQWHCKKRSLPEFWRETALPADASKEHNCIPDEHYVQTLLAQKGLEGEITRRSLTHSSWDLSSSKDPERRGWHPLTYKLADSSPMLIQSIKDIDNIYYETEYRREWCTSKGKPSKCFLFARKFTRPAALRLLNTSVLGISSEATSRA
- the LOC142537102 gene encoding glycosyltransferase BC10-like isoform X3, with product MKRRSNSLKFHHIWKRKLFAMLLCFSCFTILLLVESQYSPIQMLTFVSPPTIAKPKIACLFIARNRIPLDMVWDAFFRGDEENRFSIYVHSRPGFLLNKATTRSPYFLNRQINDSIQVDWGEASMIQAERILLQNALMHPLNERFIFLSDSFADTKEGRYNPKMGPVIPVDNWRKGSQWVVLTRKHVETIVQDDSVFPMFQWHCKKRSLPEFWRETALPADASKEHNCIPDEHYVQTLLAQKGLEGEITRRSLTHSSWDLSSSKDPERRGWHPLTYKLADSSPMLIQSIKDIDNIYYETEYRREWCTSKGKPSKCFLFARKFTRPAALRLLNTSVLGISSEATSRA
- the LOC142537102 gene encoding glycosyltransferase BC10-like isoform X2 translates to MKRRSNSLKFHHIWKRKLFAMLLCFSCFTILLLVESQYSPIQMLTFVSPPTIAKPKIACLFIARNRIPLDMVWDAFFRGDEENRFSIYVHSRPGFLLNKATTRSPYFLNRQINDSIQVDWGEASMIQAERILLQNALMHPLNERFIFLSDSCIPLYNFSYVYDYIMSTNTSFVDSFADTKEGRYNPKMGPVIPVDNWRKGSQWVVLTRKHVETIVQDDSVFPMFQWHCKPADASKEHNCIPDEHYVQTLLAQKGLEGEITRRSLTHSSWDLSSSKDPERRGWHPLTYKLADSSPMLIQSIKDIDNIYYETEYRREWCTSKGKPSKCFLFARKFTRPAALRLLNTSVLGISSEATSRA
- the LOC142537102 gene encoding glycosyltransferase BC10-like isoform X1 encodes the protein MKRRSNSLKFHHIWKRKLFAMLLCFSCFTILLLVESQYSPIQMLTFVSPPTIAKPKIACLFIARNRIPLDMVWDAFFRGDEENRFSIYVHSRPGFLLNKATTRSPYFLNRQINDSIQVDWGEASMIQAERILLQNALMHPLNERFIFLSDSCIPLYNFSYVYDYIMSTNTSFVDSFADTKEGRYNPKMGPVIPVDNWRKGSQWVVLTRKHVETIVQDDSVFPMFQWHCKKRSLPEFWRETALPADASKEHNCIPDEHYVQTLLAQKGLEGEITRRSLTHSSWDLSSSKDPERRGWHPLTYKLADSSPMLIQSIKDIDNIYYETEYRREWCTSKGKPSKCFLFARKFTRPAALRLLNTSVLGISSEATSRA
- the LOC142537102 gene encoding glycosyltransferase BC10-like isoform X5 codes for the protein MKRRSNSLKFHHIWKRKLFAMLLCFSCFTILLLVESQYSPIQMLTFVSPPTIAKPKIACLFIARNRIPLDMVWDAFFRGDEENRFSIYVHSRPGFLLNKATTSCIPLYNFSYVYDYIMSTNTSFVDSFADTKEGRYNPKMGPVIPVDNWRKGSQWVVLTRKHVETIVQDDSVFPMFQWHCKKRSLPEFWRETALPADASKEHNCIPDEHYVQTLLAQKGLEGEITRRSLTHSSWDLSSSKDPERRGWHPLTYKLADSSPMLIQSIKDIDNIYYETEYRREWCTSKGKPSKCFLFARKFTRPAALRLLNTSVLGISSEATSRA
- the LOC142537102 gene encoding glycosyltransferase BC10-like isoform X4, whose translation is MKRRSNSLKFHHIWKRKLFAMLLCFSCFTILLLVESQYSPIQMLTFVSPPTIAKPKIACLFIARNRIPLDMVWDAFFRVDWGEASMIQAERILLQNALMHPLNERFIFLSDSCIPLYNFSYVYDYIMSTNTSFVDSFADTKEGRYNPKMGPVIPVDNWRKGSQWVVLTRKHVETIVQDDSVFPMFQWHCKKRSLPEFWRETALPADASKEHNCIPDEHYVQTLLAQKGLEGEITRRSLTHSSWDLSSSKDPERRGWHPLTYKLADSSPMLIQSIKDIDNIYYETEYRREWCTSKGKPSKCFLFARKFTRPAALRLLNTSVLGISSEATSRA
- the LOC142537103 gene encoding polyribonucleotide nucleotidyltransferase 2, mitochondrial → MARMASKANPLLSTKPWPRIKFRTICGGPCSNALSTSAIAYSETRVAGKKILETHTEEFDVGSRKITLETGKLARFANGAVILAMEETKVLSTISAAKCDGTRDFLPLTVDYQEKQFAQGVIPNTFMRREGAPKERELLCGRIIDRPIRPLFPAGFYHEVQVMATVLSSDGRQDPDVMAANATSAALMLSDIPWGGPIGVIRIGRIGDQFIVNPSMDELNLSDLNLVYACTKDKTLMIDVQAREISEKDLKAALRLAHPEAVKYLDPQIRLAAKAGKQKREYKLSLASKETYEKIRSLAEAPIEAVFTDPTYGKFERGEALDNITQDVKKTLEEECDEEGLKFLSKTVDAVRKQVVRKRIIGEGLRVDGRCLDEIRPLYCEAGYLPVLHGSAIFSRGDTQVLCTVTLGAPGEAQRLESIVGPPSKRFMLHYSFPPFCINEVGKRVGLNRREVGHGTLAEKALLAVLPPEDNCPYTVRINAEVMASDGSTSMASVCAGSMALMDAGILLKEHVAGLSVGLVSDIDPSTGAITEYRILTDILGLEDHLGDMDFKIAGTRNGITAIQLDIKPAGIPLDIICECLEPAYKGRLQILDHMDGEINVPRTQDCRFSPQILTLKYSNDVIRRLIGPLGSLKRKIEEETGGRISVNDGFLTIVAKNQSVLDKLMEKIHFIVGHEIEMGGVYKGVVTSIKEYGAFVEFNGGQQGLLHVSELSHEPVCQVSDIVSVGQTLNLMCIGVDVRGNIKLSLKATLPRPGSKTSDAVRVSVASVQQTPKIRVPVSNVQEPTNRDDQPLRDGDSLSSIVIRSVADCDQENSAALEENSKVEAPINAKRLKLGMEVTAKVHQIRAHGLVLDLGGGVHGMYRFESGVRKDFEVGEEIRVQCSSFSSKGIPVMSLVQE